A genomic region of Methylobacterium durans contains the following coding sequences:
- a CDS encoding IS3 family transposase (programmed frameshift): MKQTSGLARKPADAVIKDIRRATRRQFSAEEKIRIVLEGLRGEDSIAELCRREGIASSMYYGWSKEFLEAGKKRLAGDTARAATADEVKELRREAGALKEVVADLLLENRLLKKHERGWGRRGMRYPAPEKLEIIRLVEQSHLPVRRTLEKLGITRSTFYRWYDAYLRGGPEALADRPSRPSRVWNRLPTEIREQIVALALEEPELSPRELAVRFTDERRYFVSEASVYRLLKAQDLITSPAYIVVKAADAFRDKTTAPNQLWQTDFTYLKVVGWGWYYLSTVLDDFSRFIVAWKLCATMQASDVTATLDLALTAAGLDQVPVAHRPRLLTDNGSSYVAGDLATWLGSRGMTHIRGAPRHPQTQGKIERWHQTLKNRILLEHAYLPGELEARVAAFVEHYNHVRAHESLGNLTPADVYLGRGEGILRERAQIKRQTLIDRRLRHHARAA, translated from the exons ATGAAGCAGACATCCGGACTGGCACGCAAGCCGGCAGACGCGGTGATCAAAGACATCCGCCGGGCCACCCGCCGGCAGTTCTCGGCCGAGGAGAAGATCCGCATCGTGCTGGAGGGCCTGCGCGGCGAGGACAGTATCGCCGAGCTGTGTCGGCGCGAGGGCATCGCCAGCTCGATGTACTACGGCTGGTCCAAGGAGTTCCTGGAAGCCGGTAAGAAGCGGCTGGCGGGCGACACGGCGCGGGCGGCGACAGCAGACGAAGTCAAGGAGCTGCGCCGCGAGGCGGGCGCGCTGAAGGAGGTTGTGGCCGATCTCCTCCTGGAGAACCGCCTGCTC AAAAAGCATGAGCGGGGCTGGGGACGACGAGGCATGAGGTACCCAGCCCCTGAGAAGCTGGAGATCATCCGGCTGGTTGAGCAATCCCACCTGCCGGTGCGCCGCACCCTGGAGAAGCTCGGCATCACCCGATCGACGTTCTACCGCTGGTACGACGCCTACCTGAGAGGCGGTCCCGAGGCATTGGCTGACCGACCATCCCGGCCCAGCCGGGTCTGGAACCGTCTACCGACAGAGATCCGCGAGCAGATCGTCGCCCTCGCGCTGGAGGAGCCGGAACTCAGCCCACGCGAACTGGCGGTGCGCTTCACCGACGAGCGGCGCTACTTCGTCTCGGAAGCCAGCGTCTACCGCCTGCTCAAGGCCCAGGACCTGATCACCAGCCCCGCTTACATCGTCGTCAAGGCCGCCGACGCGTTCCGCGACAAGACCACGGCGCCCAACCAGCTCTGGCAGACCGACTTCACCTACCTGAAGGTTGTCGGCTGGGGCTGGTACTACCTGTCGACGGTGCTGGACGACTTCTCGCGCTTCATCGTGGCCTGGAAGCTCTGCGCCACGATGCAGGCCAGCGACGTCACCGCCACGCTCGATCTGGCGCTGACCGCGGCCGGGCTCGATCAGGTGCCGGTGGCGCATCGCCCGCGGCTGCTGACCGACAACGGATCGAGCTACGTCGCGGGTGACTTGGCGACATGGCTTGGCAGCCGAGGCATGACCCACATCCGCGGTGCGCCGCGCCATCCCCAGACGCAGGGCAAGATCGAGCGCTGGCACCAGACGCTCAAGAACCGCATCCTGCTCGAACACGCCTACCTGCCGGGCGAGTTGGAGGCCCGGGTTGCCGCCTTCGTGGAGCACTACAACCACGTCCGAGCTCACGAGAGCCTGGGCAATCTCACCCCCGCTGACGTCTATCTCGGCCGCGGCGAGGGCATCCTGCGCGAGCGGGCGCAGATCAAGCGTCAGACCCTCATCGACCGCCGCTTGCGCCACCACGCGCGGGCTGCCTAA
- a CDS encoding GIY-YIG nuclease family protein, which translates to MSDLDLDELRSELEDFARPEKKGGRSAREERIIAGFEDIQRFVETHGRAPQHGEDGDIFERLYAVRLDRLRALEECRSLLAGFDHQGLLTEALAAPAAPVEAMDDDELLAELEGAAGSSDITQLRHVRSAVQKREAEEIATRERCADFEKFKPLFQQVQNELTSGLRITRPFVKDAGFSKAEIKAGQFFILGGQTAYVASVGEPIRAPNGDSDARLRVVYSNGTESDLLLRSLQRALYKDEAGRRITDPTAGPLFADQDEDGDEASGTIYVLRSKSDHPTVAAHRNILHKIGVTSGNVERRVSNARVDPTFLMADVEIVATYELFNINRTKLENLIHRIFGCARVDIEINDRFGMPVVPKEWFLVPLFAVNEAVERIRDGSITGYIYNPKTAKLSHFADT; encoded by the coding sequence ATGAGTGATCTCGACCTTGATGAACTCCGCTCTGAATTGGAGGATTTTGCTCGGCCGGAAAAGAAGGGCGGGCGGTCGGCGCGCGAGGAGCGGATCATCGCCGGCTTCGAGGACATACAGCGCTTTGTGGAGACACACGGCCGCGCCCCGCAGCATGGCGAGGATGGCGACATTTTCGAGCGGCTATATGCCGTGCGCCTCGACCGGCTGCGCGCGCTTGAGGAGTGCCGCTCCTTGCTGGCCGGGTTCGACCATCAGGGCTTGCTGACTGAGGCGCTTGCCGCGCCCGCCGCACCGGTCGAAGCCATGGACGATGACGAACTGCTGGCAGAGCTGGAAGGGGCCGCAGGCTCGTCCGATATCACGCAGCTTCGTCACGTCCGGAGCGCTGTGCAGAAGCGAGAGGCTGAGGAGATCGCGACCAGAGAGCGATGCGCAGACTTCGAGAAATTCAAACCGCTCTTTCAGCAGGTCCAGAACGAACTCACCAGTGGGCTTCGTATAACGAGGCCGTTCGTCAAGGACGCCGGCTTCTCAAAGGCAGAAATCAAGGCAGGGCAGTTCTTTATTCTTGGAGGCCAGACGGCCTATGTGGCGTCTGTTGGAGAGCCCATCAGAGCGCCGAATGGCGATTCGGACGCCCGGCTCAGAGTTGTATATTCCAACGGCACCGAGAGCGATTTGCTCCTGCGGTCTCTACAGCGTGCTCTCTACAAGGATGAGGCGGGCCGTCGCATAACCGATCCCACCGCAGGGCCTCTGTTTGCGGATCAGGACGAGGATGGAGACGAGGCGAGCGGCACTATCTACGTGTTGCGAAGCAAATCGGATCATCCCACCGTGGCTGCTCACCGCAATATTCTTCATAAAATTGGAGTTACCAGTGGTAACGTCGAACGGCGAGTTTCAAATGCCCGTGTTGATCCAACGTTCTTGATGGCGGATGTCGAGATCGTGGCCACTTATGAACTATTCAATATCAACCGCACGAAGCTGGAAAATCTGATTCATAGGATTTTCGGATGCGCGCGTGTTGATATAGAGATAAATGATCGGTTTGGGATGCCTGTTGTGCCAAAGGAATGGTTCCTTGTGCCACTCTTCGCTGTCAACGAGGCCGTCGAGCGCATCAGGGATGGCTCGATAACAGGCTACATTTACAACCCTAAGACAGCGAAATTGTCTCATTTCGCCGATACATAG